One Spinacia oleracea cultivar Varoflay chromosome 4, BTI_SOV_V1, whole genome shotgun sequence DNA segment encodes these proteins:
- the LOC130471693 gene encoding DNA repair protein XRCC3 homolog, with protein sequence MATSVNKITTRCSEIDSMLSGGITIGEVTEVCGENASGDLETLNGNPLDYITTKQVDTPHEIPDVLEWTVKLIKMSQNSSMPIRVVVIDSIGSMFTGHFENNVVGSTERKDLIQAIGYGLRTIAASNHVAVVVANNVIDVFPSDHDTTQNFIISSGRKVRPALGASWTRNVRTRLMLSKRFNSFTQQIDRFINIAFSPSLEVDACMFNITEEGIVGVCS encoded by the exons ATGGCTACTAGTGTAAACAAAATCACAACGAGATGCAGTGAAATCGATTCGATGTTGAGTGGGGGAATAACAATCGGTGAAGTGACTGAGGTGTGTGGCGAAAATGCATCAG GGGACCTTGAAACATTAAATGGAAATCCTTTGGATTACATAACTACAAAGCAAGTTGACACTCCTCATGAAATACCGGATGTGCTAGAATGGACTGTAAAACTTATTAAAATGTCTCAAAATTCATCAATGCCAATCCGCGTTGTTGTTATTGATTCAATAGGTAGTATGTTCACTGGTCATTTTGAAAACAATGTTGTTGGCTCAACCGAAAGAAAGGATCTTATACAAGCTATTGGTTATGGGTTACGTACAATTGCCGCATCCAATCATGTTGCCGTTGTTGTGGCTAACAATGTGATTGACGTATTTCCATCTGATCACGATACAACGCAAAATTTCATTATATCGTCCGGGAGAAAGGTCCGTCCGGCTTTGGGCGCCTCATGGACACGCAATGTACGCACTCGTCTAATGTTGTCCAAAAGATTTAATTCGTTTACCCAACAAATTGACAGATTTATAAACATTGCATTTTCACCATCATTAGAGGTAGATGCATGTATGTTCAACATCACTGAAGAGGGGATTGTCGGTGTTTGTAGTTAA
- the LOC130471692 gene encoding uncharacterized protein, which yields MPDQEEPSINPNSAYYLSNNDLNASKLVSIIFDGKCFNDWKRSMMIALSARNKLCFVDGSLNQPASNSANFRIWNRCNDLVISWILASLEPSIARSVLYLKTAREIWLDLGERFCQSSGPQLFSVQQKLYDLNQEDDEHISSFFTKIKLLWDQLDGLDPLPSCVCTGCNCTLTQKLLKSQQDQRLIQFLMKLNEKYDHSKSTILMMTPLPTISRAYGLLLQEEQQKEVNSSRNHGLESTIFAARKFTENKAYKPTNFIV from the coding sequence ATGCCTGATCAAGAAGAGCCTTCAATCAATCCTAATTCAGCTTACTACCTAAGCAACAATGATCTTAATGCATCCAAGTTAGTCAGCATCATCTTCGATGGAAAATGCTTCAATGACTGGAAAAGGTCTATGATGATAGCACTCTCAGCAAGAAACAAATTATGTTTTGTTGATGGAAGCCTCAACCAACCAGCTTCAAACTCTGCAAATTTCAGAATATGGAACAGGTGCAATGATTTGGTGATTTCCTGGATTTTAGCTTCATTAGAACCTTCTATTGCTAGAAGTGTGTTGTATCTTAAAACAGCTAGAGAGATATGGTTGGATTTAGGGGAAAGATTTTGTCAATCATCAGGACCACAACTTTTCTCAGTACAACAGAAGCTGTATGACTTGAATCAGGAAGATGATGAACATATTTCAAGTTTTTTCACTAAGATTAAGTTGTTATGGGACCAACTTGATGGCCTAGATCCTTTACCATCTTGTGTTTGCACAGGTTGTAACTGCACTCTAACTCAGAAACTTCTGAAGTCTCAACAGGATCAAAGACTTATTCAATTCTTGATGAAATTGAATGAAAAGTATGATCATTCCAAAAGCACCATTCTGATGATGACACCTTTGCCAACAATATCAAGAGCTTATGGACTTCTTCTTCAAGAAGAGCAACAGAAAGAAGTCAACAGCAGTAGAAATCATGGTTTGGAATCTACAATTTTTGCTGCCAGAAAATTCACTGAAAATAAAGCATACAAACCAACAAATTTCATAGTGTAA
- the LOC130460042 gene encoding protein FAR1-RELATED SEQUENCE 5-like has product MAWVDLNESVPDLNENVPESSQYRLITDGQEVIVNPPSVGMCFTTGHEFFEFCQLYAFKEGFEMFIKSNKLKKEYKEKGVSKSGVGKYEAKPHMMELIRLKCKKGGVKKGVGSNVTGCKMNIYGVSRDGLFTILTCDLQHNHPLNPDCSRQMVNYRCIDGTTFKRAMINDMGGVSISKNFGTHLIEKGGYENITFNNRDLRNAINVERRSSRFSAADAAGLDAYFKAQRDLHPEFYSSIQVDDDGVFTNAFWSDARSRGTCKYFGDVITFDTTFACNRYRIPFAPFIGVNHHGKSIIFAAALISHENTPSFVWVFEEFLKCMGKAPLGILTDQDKAICRAIELVFPGVRHRLCLWHMLQNASKNLGSLSDWKKIDTLIRTAIHDLIDPDEFDEAWCHVMDEYGLRGPGWMKDAYDNRRQWAPAYNRGKFWAGMSSTQRSEGMNRFFKTHVNLDCGLVLFIHNYEYCMRIKAEEEKQDNFDNIDKPAKIDVDKSVLVEYVLVKTYTSEKFAEVVKERRGLTHTNVTKTSCHGSVVLYRADEKLTSPFWRKRFKSYDVRVDKENGDLHCSCNLFEFTGILCRHIMRAMDVEDFQFVPEKYILQRWMKCVRSYESIRVSYFDPLESIRLGKAKELSQRHNYLSELAMRNDDALRLYKEAMDVVRLKMEDVVGIRKTGEKGDDLICWWDPDARNVFGRRRLRPREFGERARLRDVEPVVDENRIKTPVDKRHTGRAKTKRNAPFGGKAGGNSKNKKVVTEEEVIANEELICNAFGNLPSYRARQQHANHVGGTYAENVPQSSNVHPSQSSQAHPSQLHLSQDCSQSFEFDINDWRTRL; this is encoded by the exons ATGGCTTGGGTAGACCTAAACGAAAGTGTCCCTGATCTGAATGAAAATGTTCCTGAAAGCTCACAATATAGATTAATAACTGATGGACAAGAAGTTATCGTTAACCCCCCTAGTGTAGGGATGTGTTTTACAACGGGCCATGAGTTTTTCGAATTTTGTCAGTTGTATGCCTTCAAAGAAGGATTTGAGATGTTTATCAAAAGTAATAAGCTGAAAAAAGAGTACAAAGAAAAGGGAGTATCTAAGTCTGGTGTGGGAAAGTATGAGGCAAAGCCGCATATGATGGAACTTATTAGATTAAAATGCAAGAAGGGAGGGGTGAAAAAAGGTGTTGGGTCTAATGTGACCGGTTGTAAGATGAATATTTACGGTGTAAGTAGAGATGGGCTATTTACTATATTGACTTGTGACTTGCAACACAATCATCCTTTAAATCCTGACTGTAGTAGACAAATGGTTAATTATAGATGTATAGACGGTACTACATTTAAGAGGGCGATGATCAATGACATGGGTGGTGTTAGCATAAGTAAGAACTTTGGTACGCATCTAATTGAAAAGGGAGGTTATGAAAATATTACATTTAATAATAGAGACTTGAGGAACGCAATCAACGTCGAACGTCGTTCATCAAGATTTAGTGCTGCAGATGCCGCAGGACTCGATGCTTACTTTAAGGCACAACGTGATTTGCATCCCGAGTTTTATAGCTCAATACAAGTAGATGATGATGGTGTTTTTACGAATGCATTTTGGTCGGATGCACGTAGTAGGGGTACATGCAAATATTTTGGGGATGTTATTACTTTTGATACTACTTTCGCTTGCAACCG GTATCGGATTCCATTTGCTCCATTCATTGGTGTAAACCATCATGGCAAATCAATTATATTTGCTGCGGCCTTAATTTCCCATGAAAATACTCCCTCATTTGTTTGGGTATTTGAAGAATTCCTGAAGTGTATGGGGAAGGCACCACTAGGCATCTTAACCGACCAAGACAAAGCAATTTGTAGAGCAATTGAGCTAGTCTTCCCGGGCGTCCGTCACAGACTATGTTTGTGGCACATGCTCCAGAATGCTAGTAAGAACCTAGGTAGTCTCAGTGATTGGAAGAAAATAGACACCCTGATCAGAACTGCAATACATGATCTGATTGATCCAGATGAGTTCGATGAAGCTTGGTGTCATGTGATGGATGAGTACGGTTTAAGGGGTCCTGGGTGGATGAAGGACGCGTATGATAACAGGCGTCAGTGGGCTCCGGCATATAATAGAGGAAAGTTTTGGGCAGGTATGTCTTCTACACAAAGGAGTGAGGGTATGAATAGATTTTTTAAAACTCACGTGAACTTAGATTGTGGTTTAGTTTTGTTCATTCATAATTATGAATATTGTATGAGGATAAAAGCtgaggaagagaaacaagataaTTTTGATAACATTGATAAGCCTGCTAAGATTGATGTTGATAAGAGTGTTTTAGTTGAGTATGTATTGGTTAAGACGTACACTAGTGAGAAGTTTGCTGAGGTTGTTAAAGAGCGTAGAGGATTGACACACACAAATGTCACGAAAACCTCATGTCATGGATCAGTGGTGTTGTATAGAGCTGATGAAAAACTAACCTCACCGTTTTGGCGGAAAAGGTTTAAAAGTTATGATGTTAGGGTGGATAAGGAAAATGGTGATTTACATTGCTCttgtaacttgtttgaatttacGGGAATACTTTGTAGACATATAATGCGTGCAATGGATGTAGAGGATTTTCAATTTGTTCCAGAAAAGTACATACTACAACGGTGGATGAAGTGTGTTAGGTCGTACGAGAGCATTCGAGTATCTTACTTCGACCCTCTTGAATCTATCAGATTGGGCAAAGCCAAAGAGCTTTCACAACGGCATAATTACTTGTCTGAATTAGCTATGCGTAATGATGATGCACTTCGGTTGTACAAGGAGGCTATGGATGTTGTGCGGCTAAAAATGGAGGATGTAGTCGGAATACGAAAGACTGGGGAAAAAGGGGACGACCTTATATGTTGGTGGGACCCAGATGCGAGAAATGTATTTGGTCGTCGAAGGCTACGTCCACGAGAATTTGGTGAGAGAGCCAGATTAAGGGATGTAGAACCGGTCGTGGACGAGAACAGGATCAAAACACCGGTTGACAAACGGCATACTGGTAGGGCAAAGACAAAAAGGAATGCTCCTTTTGGTGGAAAGGCCGGTGGGAATTCTAAGAACAAAAAAGTGGTTACTGAAGAGGAAGTTATTGCTAATGAg GAACTTATTTGCAACGCATTTGGAAATCTTCCAAGTTACCGTGCTAGGCAACAACACGCGAATCACGTTGGGGGTACATATGCGGAGAACGTCCCACAAAGTTCTAATGTACATCCTTCTCAAAGTTCTCAAGCACACCCGTCCCAATTACATTTGTCTCAGGATTGTTCACAGTCATTTGAATTTGATATTAACGATTGGCGCACCAGATTGTGA